In the genome of Melitaea cinxia chromosome 4, ilMelCinx1.1, whole genome shotgun sequence, the window TAGTCGgtattaaggttaatttttaaactgcGTTTATAGTAAGTACATTAGGTTGGATAGAATTAGactaaaatcataatttatcaatttaagaGTAACCTCTTAATCAAACATGCTTGTATTGTCTAATAACAAAAAAgctgtaacataattatataggtataatgtTACTAACTTTCTTTAACTTCTTTTTTCGTAACTGCTCTTTTCTTTTGCTAGGCGTTGTTGTATATTATTAGCACGGTCTTTGTGACGTGTGGTTTTGCGTATAGGGCCATTGGTGGGGATTAAGAGAATATGGTTTAGCCCATGAGTATATAAGCGCTTGTGGCGAGTGGCTCCTGCTTTTCCCTTGTTTTCAGCCACGGCCAGGTTCAGGGTGCAATTTCTTGGTGAGGTAGTCACGAGTGGTGCCGGATGCTTCTGGTATGACCACGTGGCGAGTAATTTTACCAACGTTTCCGGTTCTGTTGTTGTTGACTCTGTGGCAGTCGGCGACGCTTGATTCACGTCGCCAGAAATTGTGGGCAGCTGCGTGAGCCTAACCACGTGGTGCTACGGGCGCTACCACGTGGCGCTTCGGAGCATAAAGCGTGACCTTTTTTAATCTCCAACCATGTGCCAGGAATAAGTCGAACCTTAGATAGCTAgtgctatagtttttttttttttttttattacgagtttgtgtattcataattataattttaatattaaaaatttgtcatcTTTTATTAAACTcagcaataaattaatttcaatctgTTATCTTTTTGATTTCATAATCCCTTAATTgaattatagttaattttttatttaattttgtttagttcgtcgcgataaaaatttaatttctctctagattattttttttaacgcgcAATAGTGGCGCCCAACGTGGGGCTCGACCACGACCCACGACCCTGAGATTAAGAGTCTCATGTTCTTCCGACTGAGCTAGCCTAGCTTTAGCTTATGAGTATAGGGCGTTACTGTcgcgcgttaaaaaaaaatcgatagagagaaattaaattttaagaaattttaagtCTTGTAAATACgcagattttaatgaaaattatagtttcgtaaataaaactgcaagtcttatataaattattatttttttctcttaaaataatacattacagTTGTACATCGACAAAAAGTGTGCTCCGAcgtacgactggagtttactccttcagatcgattgtctaaataggcacaaaaaggcttattagtctaagaaaagattaataccataccaaatggtaaataaatttattgaataatttcatctatcggaacccaatagggaATCAATAGGAATCGGAACCCGTTACATTCGTTGTCGTTGTCGTCGTCTATCGAAACCTTATtaagttccgatagatggcgatagtagaaacgtaacgaggtcattcctTCTGTAGCTttaactcctcatatttttttcgtaccgatgaatgaaaatcaatttttaagaattaaactCCAAGtctctcgttatttatttcaCTGTCACTATGGCCACTTTTGACTTTATGGGACTTACCGCGCTTGTCATATTGAAAACTCCGATGAGTTAGAAGTAGAATGTCAGAACATCTAATTAGCAGCTCTACAGTCACCCGTGAGCATGTCGTCTGCAACGTCGGCGTAACATCggaagtttcaaaatgacaatcgtgGCAAGTCCCGTAGAATCAACAGTGTCAATTTGAATACTTGTAAAAACGCTTgtttatattatcttttattttgtacttatttattcaAAGCAGTTATACTTTTTTACAAAGAAATATAGTGTAAcaaaaaaacctttattttatttactattgtatattataaaatctaatatttttttacatacattaagTATTATCGATTCttgaaataaataagataaagcATTTTTTGTACCTACAGAATTTATCACACTTGACATTGACTGACATTGACAgctatttaaatacatattaattaaaaatctactTAAACTACACTTATAATATTCGAAAACGAACACTTACATCTACtgttcattttatattaaaaataaataacacaacttCAACAGAAAATTTTGACTGCAATCTAATTTTCTGTATCAAACATTTAAGTACTTAAATTTTCTAGAAATATTctctacaaatatataaaattaatttttatgttaaagttGAATTTGAACTTTCGTGACTAGATTCATTAATCATACCAAGTATAGATGCATAAGAACCAGATACGAGAGCAATGATcgatattattacaattatagaGTTTTTAATAACAACGTAGTTAAATTTGCCCAAATCTTTATCCCAAAGATAAACAGTGTTGATTACAGCAGGAACCAGAAGACCAAGATTCGAAAAGAAAATAGCACCGACTAAACTGATGACCAGCTCCAAGTTAGGGAAAGCTACCGCAACAGCAACTGGAAAAAATTAGTagatctatctatactaatataaaaaatagtttttaaataaaaacttttttaaactaaGATACGAAATAAACGAGCTTTTTCACCCATTTGCttaatagacaaaaattaaataattgtatttttttgtatgttaaaaatatcattcatcatcataatcatttgAGCCTATGTCAGtctattgctggacataggcctcctcaagatcgcaccaaaaatggcgcaaactcacgtgctttgcccacagtcaccatgctgggcagatGGGTTAGTGTTcaggtccagcagtggactgcgataggctgaagtgataatgatgataatgagtaatataataattttcacttGCAAATGGGTGAAGTTCGTTACTAGTTCGGATCTCCTGTTATTAGATTACTTCTGGCCATCAACAACTTTTtagagtaataataaatatttatacaagtatACCGTAACAGTACATTATTTAAACGTTGAATCTTATCGATATTAGCGAGTGAAACTATGTAGATCCACTTAGTGTGTGTATGAGATTTAAGAAATATACAGTCTGAGGATGGATCAAAAAATAAGTCTTAAATCAATTCCAAATCATTTCTAACGAATTATTGACAGAACTGTCTTCGGACACTCACCAGTAATTGTTACAAGAACCGTCCTTATGCTGACTTGAATAAGATTTTCAAATCTTTTTGAGGACCTCTTTTGTAGAAGTCGGTTTATCATTTCCATTGGCACGTAGAACTGAAGAGCAAAGGAAAAATACATGACCAATGCCATTAAAAGTTTAGCAGCTTGGGCAATCCTGAAAagtaatgttatatttatgatattcctgttaaattttaaactataataatctCGTTAAGGGATTTTCCTGTGTTTAGGTTTATGTatgatatttatgatattatatataggAACTAAGCATAgaaattgtatgaaattttatatactaaacatttttgaatatcatatcaaaaattgaccgctccagcgggattcgaacccgcgtcttcgacataccgtgtcgacgctctagccaattaagctatggaacgatatactcgctagagcgaaacttttgacatgatgatttttactttcggtttaagcgaaccgtggcgccgtctatagtgagttctttacagagactcgtaactattcaaagtttcatattacaatgaaaatctttgacaggagacgacaccatgctatttttaatatgtacgatttttatttttgtgttacccacaattaggaattctaaacatttttgaatatcatatcaaaaattgaccgctccagcgggattcgaacccgcgtcttcgacgcgacgttcgcttaaaccgaaagtaaaaatcatcatgtcaaaagtttcgctctagcgagtatatcgttccatagcttaattggctagagcgtcgacacggtatgtcgaagacgcgggttcgaatcccgctggagcggtcaatttttgatatgatattcaaaaatgtttagaattcctaattgtgggtaacacaaaaataaaaatcgtacatattttatatactgtTGTAAATCTCTAATTAATAAACgatcttaattttataaagattaaaaaaaataataatgtgagtatgattgtattaaaatttagagAAATGTAAAGTTATAGTATATGATAATATCATGTCATCAACAACAACATCAACAATATCATTCCTTACAGTACAGAAGTGAAAAATTTAGGCGTCATTTTTGACCGAAATTTAGCTTGGAATTCACAAGTAAAGGAACTAAGCCGTAAGATGTTTTGTGCGATCATTTCTTTGCGCGggttacgaaatattttacctatCCCCACAAAGATTGTGTTAGCAAAAACGATCCTTCTACCTATCCTTGATTATGCCGACACCTGTTATCTTGACCTAAGGGAAGACCAACTTAATAAACTCGAACGTATTCAAAATCTCTCTATTCGGTTTATTTTTGGGATaaggaaatatgaccacatcTCTGATTTTCGAAAGCATCTCGGGTGGCTCCCAATTAGATTCCGCCGAAATACTCACTCTCTATCGCTTCTCTACTGTTCACTGTTCAATCCGAAGACGCCTTGTTACTTAAAAGAACGCTTTGAATTATTATCGAATTCTCACGATCGGTCTCTCCGCTCTGATAGTAACCTCCTTCTTAAAATTCCATCtcattctttttctttttactctAACTCATTCTCTGTCCAAGCGGCCCGACTGTGAAATTCTTTACCCGTAAGTATACGGCGTGCACCATCATTACAGTCATTTAAGAACCATTTGAAAGACCATTACTTAAAGTTGCTATAATATCGTTACTGATTTAGTgcatatatatatgcatattacTGATTTATATTTCTCTTGTACTCGGTcgtttatattcataatatctattagttgtttatattgtatgtatgtatatatgtatgtatatgtatgtttatgtatgtactcttatatgtagtttcatgcctgtaattacatatatctatttaagtgtatgtatagttatatatgtgtttacatatattattttaaagtacacctctatgccgctttattctttttcatgtcctttttctaaaggttgtctggaagagatcgctccttagcgataagaccgccttttgtacattccttttttttgttattattaatattattattatttctcgcttgtttctttttcttttatgttacttgtattgtttttggttgtacaataaagtatatttgtattgtattgtattgtcaTCATAATCAGATATCCCTTGTTCCAGTGTCATGTGTTccttataatttttcaaataacttaaattcatattattattattttaaaagttttatttctatcACATTGATAGTTTGATTTAACAAAGCAAAGCAAACAGTTACTaaaattatcttattaaaatgaaagtaaaatatGAATTCAAGATCTGATTGGATGACTTTATGTGAAAATACAGTAAAAtctatttaatacataaaacaattcaattatttttcgatagttttaacttttgaataattttaaccTTTAATTAGGCGCTCAGGGTGGTAAAAATTTAATCTCTCATTAAGAAAGTAGTTTTCATTTATGTAGAATTCTTAAAGAAGCTTATCACATACCATTTGTCTTGTGGTAGGTTTAATGTTACACTTCCTTGGACGGCATCACCAAATTGTACGTATCCGAAGAATCCAAAAACACCATACAAAGTGATCACAATGAacattgatatatttaatactcCAGGACAGCCCAAAAATTGTTGAGGTTTAGCCATTTCATTCTCAACTGGCATTACAACGCCGATGCCTTCCATGGCGAATATCACTGtgctgaaaaataaatattacgagtTGTCatatttatgaaacaattaGGCACgttttgttagatttttttttactgtgaattattttatatgtcaataactcttttatttttatttttataataattaatcataataataagaaaataagaaaCAGTGCTGGTAATATTTCTCTTTGGAATGTAAGTtgaaagaataatttaattcacaaacataattatgaaatgaaatgaaatgaaaacatttatttcgccatacGGTGGTATATATGCAtaggtaaaaataaattgagaCAAAACATTCACCTTACGAAAAGCGGCCATTGTGTGACACTAGCGACAGCCTCTCTTTCGCTCAAAGGTGGTAAATCAACGAACATATAGTACATCGTCACAGCGAATACAATTATAATGAGAAAATTGGCAATCGCTGAAAACGGCACCAAGTATTTTAAATTCCTTATCTGACAAATCAATATAAGCGGAATCAACGCCATTAAACAATACATCCGTACTGAAATGTCGTAGTTTGGTAGATATACATCCACGACCtggaaattatatatatatatatatatatatatttatatatatatattatatatatatttatatattcatatataaccATTGCTTCTTTACTAAAAATATGTTGTTAAagcctaaaataaaatataaaataattcaagctAATTCACCTTAAATCACacaatgaattattaactcagtaaaatacaaaaattgactAAGGCTCCCCTTTCTACGTGCTGACATAGAATAAAAAACACGTAAGTTTAATACCTAACACAAATTACTCATAGAATCTTGACTTGAAATTATGATTACTTATGTAGTGAGTTATGTCTGCATTCGTAACAATATTATCACATAGgtacaatttttgatataaaatgtcCGTTTACCGTCGACGATTTACGATTACCATCAATTAGGTTGTTAtctattctataaataaattaaaaatttaagaactcaaaatattatgttgAAAAGTCGTGAagacaaataaatttttctatcagcttaattttattttaatacaaaaaaaaaaaaaaaaaacgatgttcAGGCACAAGTAAAGATGTTGTTAGTCAACACTTAAGAATTCCCGTAAATAAATAAGCACCTTAGACtcattattcggtgcaggattacatagttgataaagatgtaaGAAAAGACGATAGTAAGTAAAacacgctgtattttatgcaacatgttactaattttgtactaaaacacagtttatatattatttttcaaaagagtaattgCGGAGTtccttgccgattcttctctgcagaatcaacattccgaatcagtggtagctttacttttacaaaaataataatttattgttaaagttttattttgtaaaacgacgatgcgaaagtgctcttggcgcctatttgaataaagctgtttttgattttgattttgatttttgaccATTGACTTCAATTCCAATTAAATCCTCTGTTAAGGGATATCTTATTATGATAAACAAACACACaagtacaataaagagtattaattattataattatatttctcacCCCTTTAAAAGACGAAGCTATGAACACAATGTACACACAAAGTACGCTTATATATGTCACAAGCATGGAGTAATCCATCAGAGTTCTGCAAACAAATAAAGGTGAGCGTAAAATTTTAtgcatattaaatttagaaagtaataattatctataatctataaacaaaacttttataagttttatacaacttggtcggcaaataagcgtatggttcacctgatggtaagcgattacggtaCGGTACGacaacttcagcctatcgcagtccactgctggacataggcctccataagttcgcgtcaaaaataaTGCGAAtgcatgtgttttgcccatagtcatcatgctgggcaggcgggttggtgaccgcagagctggctttgtcgcaccgaaaacactgctgcccgtctttagcctgtgtatttcaaagccaacagttggatggttatcccgctatcggtcggtttacaaaaaatagatcactgcttgagaacagtgctatttagcttgatcttctgtaaggttggtTTACttttccagtcgggctgctccagatttgagcaggatatttcctactgtgccctatcTCAAGGGAATGAAGTTATTTAACTTACTTGACAAATCCTCCCCAGCGTCGGACGCCTTTAGGACCGTAAGTAAATGCAGCTCCACATGTTTCAGCGAAACCCATTGATGGTTTCTTAGCTACAACGCAAATTTCTTGAGAGGTTTTAACCTGAAAATTATTTCATGTCTATAAATACTTAATactacaacaatttttttaacgtataaattttcttatttaaatagccaTTGAGATAGTTTGCGATTATGCgactattttaaaacaaacatcagctatttgAATTAAACGGGACTCCCCCTTCAGCTTGTTCAATTGAAGGAACTAGTCTCAAAAACATgggtaaagaaatattataccgagtcttatatttttaaccgacttctcgaccttttcgattttgataattatttttttgttggaaagaaacccaaggaagatatcccaagtatggtatcatgataagaaaaccaggcagtgatgatgaaatcctagagaaatcgagggaaaccctcgaaaatcgtagtgacgactagtgctttgttgatttttttttttttcgtctacttacgttgtattacttgtcgatttaattgtagtcgttttttttcatttgcgagtaaacacagtATATTATACTATCTCATATCCAAGGTGGCGGTTTGGATAAAGGCTAAAAGAGCAGCATTATCCCAAACAGTCTGGCTTGTGGTGCTATACCGGTTCTTAGATCAAGTGACCTATTTGCTCCtttcataataattaagatttaatACTCACAACCAAATGAACCGTGTGCGTGCAAATCAAACCAGCAAACAGTGTACCAATAACTCCAATAGCAAGACCTGAATTCTTAAAAGCTGCTGGCATCGCAAGGATTCCAGACCCGAGACATGCTTTCAAAAGATGCAAAATGGAACCAAATGTTCTgtaacgataaaaatatttaaataattaggcTTAAAATGTTTCTTATGGTCTAAATTCCGAACCTAAATCGACCTAAAAACCGACCGTTAAATTTTGCAGGTAAAGGTTGAGTCGAGTCGTTAGGGCATAGTTAAAATAGtgtagtataattaaaaaatccttGAGAATTTAATCAATGAAGATACATAATTTTTGCAAATTGTTgctaaacaatatatattttatttggccATGAACAATTTT includes:
- the LOC123669964 gene encoding proton-coupled amino acid transporter-like protein pathetic, giving the protein MATKEKQPVDNFNSTANLTSNAGFQSTLSIDSKDVIGTDKAYNPFEHRHVEHPNSTFGSILHLLKACLGSGILAMPAAFKNSGLAIGVIGTLFAGLICTHTVHLVVKTSQEICVVAKKPSMGFAETCGAAFTYGPKGVRRWGGFVKTLMDYSMLVTYISVLCVYIVFIASSFKGVVDVYLPNYDISVRMYCLMALIPLILICQIRNLKYLVPFSAIANFLIIIVFAVTMYYMFVDLPPLSEREAVASVTQWPLFVSTVIFAMEGIGVVMPVENEMAKPQQFLGCPGVLNISMFIVITLYGVFGFFGYVQFGDAVQGSVTLNLPQDKWIAQAAKLLMALVMYFSFALQFYVPMEMINRLLQKRSSKRFENLIQVSIRTVLVTITVAVAVAFPNLELVISLVGAIFFSNLGLLVPAVINTVYLWDKDLGKFNYVVIKNSIIVIISIIALVSGSYASILGMINESSHESSNSTLT